In one Nicotiana tomentosiformis chromosome 6, ASM39032v3, whole genome shotgun sequence genomic region, the following are encoded:
- the LOC104104073 gene encoding uncharacterized protein gives MGFSLTILALLARIRVLVQQMLLDVVCVFNSVSSLSQREQAIRLTQDGFEVFREYFPPKQHVVFLECLWKSDKYVLVERQNERDVGIQEKEVGEDVSVEASKIQYESIEIFLGDEEPGKTTFKDLAEDDGQAVIDKDKANSLENRKDLAEDVQAVMDKDKANSLQDPIQESSDEFRTQVGSVTAGPSGNNFNAPEDGASPNINPAKAKPELKNNVAFISATKNELEFCILGMEKGDNPSVDKEDPFSLP, from the exons ATGGGATTTTCGTTGACAATATTGGCTTTGCTCGCCCGAATAAGAGTTCTAGTTCAGCAA ATGCTTCTTGATGTTGTTTGTGTATTCAACAGTGTCTCCTCTTTATCTCAGAGGGAACAAGCCATAAGATTGACACAAGATGGATTTGAG GTTTTTAGAGAATACTTTCCGCCAAAGCAGCATGTGGTATTCCTCGAATGTCTTTGGAAGTCTGATAAGTATGTGTTAGTTGAGAGACAAAATGAGAGAGATGTCGGAATCCAGGAAAAGGAGGTTGGAGAAGATGTCTCTGTAGAAGCATCTAAAATTCAGTATGAAAGCATTGAGATTTTCCTAGGAG ATGAGGAACCTGGAAAGACAACCTTTAAAGATTTGGCTGAGGATGATGGTCAAGCTGTAATCGACAAAGACAAAGCAAATTCGTTGGAGAATCGTAAAGATTTGGCTGAGGATGTTCAAGCTGTAATGGACAAAGATAAAGCAAATTCTTTGCAGGATCCTATCCAAGAGAGTAGTGATGAATTTCGAACTCAAGTTGGTTCAGTTACTGCAGGGCCTTCTGGCAATAATTTTAATGCTCCTGAAGATGGAGCATCACCCAACATAAATCCGGCAAAAGCCAAACCTGAATTAAAGAATAATGTTGCATTTATTTCAGCAACAAAGAATGAGTTGGAGTTTTGCATTCTTGGAATGGAAAAGGGTGATAATCCTAGTGTAGATAAAGAAGATCCATTTTCATTGCCCTGA
- the LOC104104072 gene encoding probable protein phosphatase 2C 55, translating to MAVCGSRTSHIGHFVGNITARRLQYGLSMNCTVSYNKRGFEKVRKINRSLRNKGHPNNMLFQYFTTHVTKRWADPKSYIGFESEGLHNLSPACFSSGTASAPGVSSDNAKGEEQVANTAVDSSEAKIPLKLNSGSFNLPHPAKAKTGGEDAHFMCTLTQAIGVADGVGGWADLGIDAGLYARELMSNSLAAIQEEPKGSIDLIRALDKAYVRTKAKGSSTACIVALTDEGLYAVNLGDSGFMLVRHGYAAFKSPAQQHGFNFPYQLDCNNAGDSPSSAMVFKIAVAPGDVLIAGTDGLFDNLYDEDIKGVVLQSVEAGLGPQMTAQRIAELAQQRAMDPKKSSPFSDGAQEAGFEYHGGKLDDITVVVSYVTNNENS from the coding sequence ATGGCTGTTTGTGGTTCAAGAACTTCTCATATTGGTCATTTTGTTGGTAATATCACTGCTAGGCGCTTGCAATATGGTTTGTCAATGAACTGTACTGTTTCTTACAACAAAAGAGGCTTTGAGAAAGTTAGAAAAATCAACAGGAGTTTGAGAAATAAAGGACATCCCAACAATATGCTTTTCCAATACTTCACGACTCATGTTACAAAGAGGTGGGCCGATCCCAAATCATACATAGGATTTGAATCAGAAGGTTTACACAACTTATCCCCTGCGTGTTTCTCTTCTGGAACTGCTTCTGCTCCTGGTGTGTCTTCAGATAATGCGAAGGGCGAGGAGCAAGTTGCTAATACTGCTGTTGATTCTTCTGAAGCAAAGATCCCCTTGAAGCTAAATTCAGGATCTTTTAACCTGCCTCATCCGGCAAAAGCAAAGACAGGCGGAGAGGATGCTCATTTTATGTGTACCCTTACACAAGCTATTGGTGTAGCTGATGGTGTTGGTGGATGGGCTGATCTTGGTATTGATGCTGGGCTGTATGCCCGCGAGTTAATGTCTAACTCTTTAGCTGCAATTCAGGAGGAACCAAAAGGCTCCATAGACTTAATCAGGGCACTGGATAAAGCTTATGTGAGAACAAAAGCAAAAGGTTCTTCTACTGCTTGTATTGTTGCACTCACCGATGAGGGTCTTTATGCAGTTAATTTAGGAGATAGCGGATTTATGTTGGTTAGACATGGATATGCCGCATTTAAATCCCCTGCACAACAACATGGTTTTAATTTTCCTTATCAACTAGACTGCAATAATGCTGGTGATTCACCTAGCTCGGCCATGGTGTTTAAAATTGCTGTTGCACCTGGAGATGTCTTAATTGCTGGTACAGATGGGCTTTTTGATAACTTGTATGACGAAGATATCAAAGGAGTTGTACTTCAGTCCGTGGAAGCCGGGTTAGGGCCTCAAATGACTGCTCAGAGGATAGCAGAACTGGCACAACAAAGAGCAATGGATCCTAAAAAGTCGTCGCCTTTCTCTGATGGCGCCCAAGAGGCTGGATTTGAGTACCATGGTGGGAAGCTGGACGACATAACTGTAGTTGTTTCTTACGTAACAAATAATGAAAATTCATAA